A part of Gemmatimonas groenlandica genomic DNA contains:
- a CDS encoding ATPase: MRFSSGRALRDQRAHAVTFFGMSGVGKTSLAGLLQKHDWFQYSVDYRIGTRYMDEHIVDNFKREAMRNPFLRQLLRSDSIYIRSNISFENLSPLSTYLGKPGDPERGGLSFDEYRRRQAQHRVAEIRALLDVPEFIERAKDIYGYSHFVCDSGGSLCEVVDPYDEHDPVLRCLADHTALVYIRGTPAHTRMLVDRFRAHPKPMYYNPAFLDAKWTEYKSLRGIVHDEQVDPDDFAVWGFEQLLAHRIPLYEAIASRYGYVIDMNDVPGVYTESDLLDLVARTIDAQVTA, translated from the coding sequence ATGCGATTCTCATCGGGACGAGCCCTCCGCGACCAGCGCGCCCATGCCGTGACCTTTTTCGGCATGTCCGGCGTCGGCAAGACGTCCCTCGCCGGGTTGCTGCAGAAGCACGACTGGTTCCAGTATTCCGTCGACTATCGCATCGGCACGCGATACATGGACGAGCACATCGTCGACAACTTCAAGCGGGAGGCGATGCGCAATCCCTTTCTGCGCCAGTTGCTGCGCTCCGACTCGATTTACATCCGCTCCAATATCTCGTTCGAGAATCTGAGCCCGCTGTCCACGTATCTGGGCAAACCGGGCGATCCCGAGCGGGGCGGTCTGTCGTTCGACGAATACCGTCGTCGACAGGCGCAGCACCGGGTGGCCGAAATCCGCGCACTGCTCGATGTGCCCGAATTCATCGAGCGCGCTAAGGACATCTACGGGTACTCGCATTTCGTCTGCGACTCGGGCGGAAGTCTCTGCGAAGTCGTCGACCCGTACGACGAGCACGATCCTGTGTTGCGATGTCTCGCGGATCACACGGCGCTCGTGTACATCCGCGGCACGCCGGCGCATACGCGCATGTTGGTGGATCGCTTCCGCGCACATCCGAAACCCATGTACTACAACCCGGCCTTCCTCGATGCGAAGTGGACCGAGTACAAATCGCTGCGCGGCATCGTGCACGATGAGCAGGTCGATCCCGACGACTTCGCGGTGTGGGGATTCGAGCAATTGCTCGCGCACCGCATTCCGCTCTACGAGGCGATCGCGTCACGCTATGGCTACGTGATCGACATGAACGATGTCCCCGGGGTCTACACCGAGTCCGACCTGCTCGACCTGGTGGCCCGCACCATCGACGCGCAGGTGACCGCGTGA
- a CDS encoding MFS transporter, whose amino-acid sequence MSAPVAAAVGAPKSASSRLRSIVGGSVGNLVEWYDWYVYSAFSLYFAKSFFPPANQTVQLLNAAAVFAVGFLMRPAGGWLMGRYADKHGRRAALTMSVLLMCGGSLLIAITPSYAKIGVIAPAMLVLARLLQGLSVGGEYGASATYLSEMAGKTHRGFWSSFQYVTLIMGQLLALAVLLLLQRTLTPAELESWGWRIPFIVGAACAVVAVAMRRGLEETSAFEKDRASRPPQSAAATVRGLMAHPRAVLTVVGLTAGGTVAFYTFTTYAQKFLVNTAGFSKSDATYINAISLLIYMMLQPAVGALSDRIGRRPVLTAFGVLGTLGTVPLLTALEGARTIPQALSLLILALVAVSGYTAINAVVKAELFPTSIRALGVGFPYAVAVSVFGGTAEYFALWFKNMGHERWFYWYVTGCILASLVVYATMPETRDNTHMDE is encoded by the coding sequence GTGAGCGCGCCGGTCGCGGCCGCGGTCGGCGCGCCCAAGTCGGCCAGCAGTCGCCTGCGCTCTATCGTGGGCGGGTCCGTGGGTAATCTGGTGGAGTGGTACGACTGGTACGTGTACTCCGCGTTCTCGCTCTACTTCGCGAAGAGTTTCTTCCCGCCCGCCAATCAAACGGTTCAGCTGCTGAATGCGGCGGCGGTGTTCGCCGTGGGCTTCCTCATGCGTCCCGCCGGCGGCTGGCTGATGGGGCGCTATGCCGACAAGCACGGACGGCGCGCCGCCCTCACGATGTCGGTACTGCTGATGTGCGGTGGCTCGCTGTTGATTGCGATCACGCCCAGCTACGCCAAGATCGGCGTGATCGCGCCGGCTATGCTGGTCCTGGCGCGTCTGCTGCAGGGGTTGAGCGTGGGCGGCGAGTACGGAGCCAGTGCCACGTATCTCAGCGAGATGGCCGGCAAGACGCATCGCGGCTTCTGGTCGAGCTTCCAGTACGTCACGCTCATCATGGGTCAACTGCTGGCGCTGGCGGTGCTGCTGCTGCTGCAGCGCACGCTCACACCGGCCGAGCTCGAGTCGTGGGGCTGGCGTATTCCGTTCATCGTCGGCGCGGCCTGCGCGGTCGTGGCCGTGGCCATGCGGCGTGGCCTCGAAGAGACGTCGGCCTTCGAGAAGGATCGCGCGTCGCGGCCACCGCAGAGCGCAGCCGCCACGGTGCGCGGCCTCATGGCTCATCCGCGCGCCGTCCTCACCGTGGTCGGGCTCACCGCCGGTGGCACCGTCGCGTTCTACACCTTCACGACGTACGCGCAGAAGTTTCTCGTGAACACCGCCGGCTTCAGCAAGAGCGACGCGACGTACATCAACGCGATCTCCCTGCTGATCTACATGATGCTGCAGCCCGCGGTCGGCGCCCTCTCCGACCGCATCGGTCGCCGGCCGGTGCTCACCGCCTTCGGCGTGCTCGGCACCCTCGGCACGGTGCCCTTGCTCACCGCGCTCGAAGGGGCCCGTACGATTCCGCAGGCGCTGTCGCTGCTCATCCTCGCCCTCGTCGCCGTCAGCGGCTACACCGCCATCAACGCCGTCGTGAAGGCCGAGCTCTTCCCAACCAGCATTCGCGCCCTCGGCGTCGGCTTCCCGTATGCCGTTGCCGTCTCCGTGTTCGGCGGCACCGCGGAGTACTTCGCGCTGTGGTTCAAGAACATGGGCCACGAACGGTGGTTCTACTGGTACGTCACCGGCTGCATTCTCGCGTCACTGGTCGTGTATGCGACCATGCCCGAAACGCGCGACAACACCCACATGGACGAGTAA
- a CDS encoding hybrid sensor histidine kinase/response regulator, translated as MPSPSPKAIDPDSAPIGETLGSTGEHLAAAAALRESMTSTRARARWYTLAVFAAVGGAALVLIAYHKFGVLFPFLAGFTMVLMVPGGVGPLLLAGWGAATLTLLDTDYAQAIVLGPDGYRLAVYYVLTLTSAFFGGRLRSSKLHTLEREARLANALSRVQELYATTQEFHAQQRAERDLLEGILATSIAGVIVVDIAGAIIFANARAEEVLGLQASDLQGRRFDAPEWRHTDLDGLPFPDDRQPFAQVLRTGEPVFDVRHGIEWPDGRRKVLSINGAPLFEQNGGIEAVVFGVTDITDVIVAERELRARDQRLDQITSVMPGIVYQYLRTAEGHESFPYISQLAERAIGADVESIMRSPTIAWNRVHPDDLPGVMDSTFRSQRDLTPWAYDFRVIDRKNDGQWRWLSGQALPQRGTDGSTIWNGVFIDVTDRRRLEDELRQVQRIESVGQLAGGIAHDFNNVLTTIIGEASLLEFDAEPGGDVAISAGQIRAAAESGAALSRQLLGFARRHVMAPRTVEVTAIIDRAIPLIRRLLRERISLQLDIAGDAGRVRVDPALFDQVLMNLAVNASDAMPDGGELSIRCTLGVGDAESLALPNAPLGPVVVFEVSDTGAGMTEETRLRALEPFFTTKEAGKGSGLGLATSYGIVTQAGGTMSISSVPGQGTVVKIVLPAADGVADVAVVPEKPAADGTETLMVVDDDEPVRRVTAATLRRRGYHVLEAPGGLEALRLGRSLGRPVDLLVTDVVMPGMTGVTLAREYLAEALTTRVLYLSGYPEGTVTQHGIVPDGVELLTKPFDIQELSRRVRTLLDQPVGD; from the coding sequence ATGCCGTCACCCTCTCCAAAGGCGATCGATCCCGACAGCGCTCCGATCGGTGAAACCTTGGGGTCGACGGGGGAGCATCTGGCCGCTGCGGCCGCGCTCCGCGAGTCGATGACCAGCACCAGGGCCCGGGCGCGTTGGTACACGCTGGCGGTGTTCGCTGCGGTAGGTGGCGCCGCGTTGGTGCTGATCGCCTATCACAAGTTCGGCGTGCTGTTCCCTTTCCTCGCCGGCTTCACCATGGTGCTGATGGTGCCCGGCGGCGTGGGCCCGCTGCTGCTGGCTGGATGGGGTGCGGCCACGCTCACGTTGCTGGATACCGACTACGCGCAGGCGATCGTGCTGGGCCCGGACGGCTACCGCCTGGCGGTGTACTACGTGCTGACATTGACCAGCGCGTTCTTCGGGGGACGGCTGCGCAGCAGCAAGCTGCATACCCTCGAGCGGGAAGCCCGCCTCGCCAACGCGCTGTCCCGGGTGCAGGAGTTGTACGCGACCACGCAGGAATTTCATGCCCAGCAGCGCGCTGAGCGAGATCTGCTGGAGGGCATTTTGGCCACCAGCATCGCGGGCGTGATCGTGGTGGACATCGCCGGCGCGATCATCTTCGCGAACGCACGCGCCGAAGAAGTGCTCGGTTTGCAGGCAAGCGACCTGCAGGGCCGCCGATTCGATGCGCCCGAGTGGCGCCACACCGATCTCGACGGCTTGCCCTTTCCGGACGACCGCCAGCCGTTCGCGCAGGTATTGCGCACCGGGGAGCCGGTGTTCGACGTGCGTCACGGTATCGAGTGGCCCGACGGGCGACGCAAGGTGCTGTCGATCAACGGGGCACCGCTGTTCGAGCAGAACGGCGGCATCGAGGCGGTCGTCTTCGGCGTCACCGACATCACCGACGTCATCGTGGCGGAACGTGAGCTTCGGGCGCGCGATCAGCGTCTCGACCAGATTACCTCCGTGATGCCGGGTATCGTGTACCAGTACCTGCGCACGGCCGAGGGACACGAATCGTTTCCCTACATCAGCCAACTCGCGGAGCGCGCGATCGGCGCGGATGTGGAGTCGATCATGCGCTCGCCCACGATAGCCTGGAATCGTGTGCACCCCGACGACCTGCCGGGCGTGATGGATTCGACCTTCCGCTCGCAGCGCGACCTGACCCCGTGGGCCTACGATTTCCGCGTGATCGACCGCAAGAACGACGGGCAGTGGCGATGGCTCAGCGGGCAGGCGCTGCCGCAGCGCGGTACAGACGGTTCGACCATCTGGAACGGTGTCTTCATCGACGTGACCGATCGTCGCCGGTTGGAAGACGAATTGCGTCAGGTGCAGCGCATCGAGAGCGTCGGACAACTTGCCGGCGGCATCGCGCACGACTTCAACAACGTGCTCACCACGATCATCGGTGAAGCGAGTCTGCTGGAGTTCGACGCGGAACCGGGAGGCGACGTGGCGATCAGTGCAGGACAGATCCGCGCGGCGGCCGAATCTGGTGCGGCGCTCAGTCGTCAGCTGCTGGGCTTCGCGCGTCGGCATGTGATGGCGCCGCGAACGGTGGAGGTGACGGCGATCATCGACCGCGCGATTCCGCTGATTCGTCGACTGCTGCGCGAGCGGATCAGTCTCCAGCTCGACATCGCCGGCGACGCCGGTCGCGTGCGCGTCGATCCGGCGCTATTCGATCAGGTGCTGATGAATCTTGCGGTGAATGCGAGCGACGCGATGCCCGACGGCGGCGAGCTGTCGATCCGGTGCACGTTGGGGGTCGGTGACGCCGAGTCGCTGGCGCTGCCGAATGCCCCGCTCGGGCCAGTGGTCGTGTTCGAAGTCAGCGACACCGGCGCCGGTATGACGGAAGAGACGCGTCTTCGCGCGCTCGAGCCGTTCTTCACCACGAAGGAGGCTGGCAAGGGGTCGGGGCTCGGGCTCGCGACGAGCTACGGCATCGTCACGCAGGCTGGCGGCACCATGTCGATCAGTTCGGTGCCGGGGCAAGGCACCGTCGTGAAAATCGTGCTCCCCGCCGCCGACGGCGTCGCCGACGTCGCGGTGGTGCCGGAAAAGCCCGCTGCCGACGGGACTGAAACGCTGATGGTGGTCGACGATGACGAGCCGGTGCGACGCGTCACGGCGGCGACGTTGCGGCGTCGCGGCTACCACGTGCTCGAGGCACCGGGCGGTCTCGAGGCGTTGCGCCTCGGTCGGTCGCTCGGCCGGCCCGTGGACCTGCTGGTGACCGATGTCGTGATGCCCGGCATGACCGGTGTCACGCTGGCGCGCGAGTATCTGGCCGAAGCCCTGACGACGCGCGTGCTCTATCTGTCGGGCTATCCCGAGGGCACCGTCACGCAGCATGGCATCGTACCCGACGGCGTCGAACTCCTGACCAAACCGTTCGACATTCAGGAGCTGTCACGTCGGGTTCGCACGTTGCTCGATCAACCGGTTGGTGACTGA
- a CDS encoding glycoside hydrolase family 10 protein — MQWTKATPRVLTAVMAAAMLGACASGESPTEPVAPPPPPPPVAFTVPAVTREFRGMWIATVANIDWPSRSGLSVAQQQTEFSLILDAAEQAGLNAVVLQVRAAGDALFPSTLEPWSRSLTGTQGVDPGYDPLAYAITQARLRGLEVHAWFNPFRAANLSDTLRLASSHLAVRRPDLTRKYCTQLWFDPGEAAVQDQAIAVITDVLRRYDVDAVHLDDFFYPYPDSKCAGLDFPDSATYAAYQRGGGLMVRADWRRDNVNRFVERLYREAHIASPTARVGISPFGIWRPGSPAGIVGLDSYASIYADSRTWLQRGWVDYFAPQLYWSIASTGQNFGALLTWWGQQNTMRRHLWPGLAAYRVSDGSTTPYTAAEIPAQVQLTRGQNAAAGGSTGSLLYNTTVVLNDRGGLRSLLTSGVFAARALPPATDWLDAVSPPAPTIGVTSLGAVLRVSITPVTSEPLSWYLIRWRTNGTWSQRVQRVTALIVDVPSAGTDGVVVNAIDKVGNASSDVVWRP; from the coding sequence ATGCAATGGACCAAGGCTACTCCACGTGTGCTGACGGCGGTCATGGCCGCCGCGATGCTCGGTGCGTGCGCCTCCGGCGAGTCCCCGACCGAGCCGGTGGCTCCGCCACCACCGCCGCCGCCGGTTGCCTTCACGGTGCCAGCCGTGACCCGCGAATTTCGCGGGATGTGGATCGCGACCGTCGCCAACATCGACTGGCCGTCGCGCAGCGGCCTGTCGGTCGCGCAGCAGCAGACCGAGTTCTCGCTGATCCTGGACGCGGCAGAGCAAGCCGGGTTGAATGCCGTCGTCCTGCAGGTGCGGGCGGCCGGCGACGCCCTGTTTCCGTCGACGCTCGAGCCGTGGTCGCGCTCGCTGACCGGTACGCAGGGCGTCGACCCCGGCTATGATCCACTGGCGTACGCAATCACGCAGGCGCGACTGCGCGGCCTCGAAGTCCACGCGTGGTTCAATCCGTTCCGCGCCGCGAATCTGAGTGACACGCTGCGCCTGGCGAGTTCGCACCTTGCCGTGCGTCGTCCTGATCTCACGCGAAAGTACTGCACGCAACTGTGGTTCGATCCCGGTGAAGCGGCCGTGCAGGATCAGGCGATCGCCGTGATCACCGACGTGTTGCGTCGCTACGACGTGGACGCGGTGCATCTCGACGACTTCTTCTATCCGTATCCCGACTCGAAGTGCGCGGGGCTCGACTTCCCTGACAGTGCCACATACGCCGCGTATCAACGGGGCGGGGGACTGATGGTTCGCGCCGATTGGCGCCGCGACAATGTGAACCGGTTCGTGGAGCGGCTGTATCGGGAGGCGCACATCGCGTCACCGACAGCGCGCGTCGGCATCAGCCCGTTCGGCATCTGGCGTCCGGGCAGCCCGGCGGGCATCGTGGGGCTCGATTCGTACGCCTCGATCTACGCTGATTCGCGCACGTGGTTGCAGCGCGGCTGGGTGGACTACTTCGCGCCGCAGCTCTACTGGTCGATCGCGTCCACTGGTCAGAACTTCGGTGCCCTGCTGACGTGGTGGGGGCAGCAGAACACGATGCGCCGTCACCTGTGGCCCGGCCTCGCAGCCTATCGCGTGAGTGACGGCAGCACGACTCCGTACACGGCGGCCGAGATTCCGGCGCAGGTGCAACTCACGCGCGGGCAGAACGCCGCAGCGGGTGGTTCGACCGGATCATTGCTCTACAACACGACGGTGGTGCTGAACGACCGCGGTGGACTGCGATCGTTGCTCACGAGCGGCGTGTTTGCTGCGCGCGCGTTGCCGCCCGCTACGGACTGGCTCGACGCCGTGTCACCCCCGGCGCCGACCATCGGCGTGACGTCGCTCGGTGCCGTGCTCCGCGTGTCGATCACGCCGGTCACGAGTGAACCGCTGTCATGGTACCTGATCCGCTGGCGTACGAACGGCACATGGTCGCAGCGTGTTCAGCGAGTCACGGCGCTCATTGTCGACGTACCATCGGCCGGAACGGACGGCGTCGTGGTCAACGCGATCGACAAGGTCGGTAATGCGAGTAGCGATGTGGTGTGGCGCCCCTAG
- a CDS encoding ROK family protein — protein sequence MQIGIDLGGTKIEGIALDATGQELGRRRVATPPDYGDTVEAIRSLVTALESATGRRGTVGVGIPGAVVPDTGLVKNANSVWLIGQPLGADLALALQREVRIDNDANCFALSEASDGAAAGAEVVFGVIMGTGVGGGIIVRGHGLTGPNLIAGEWGHNPLPWPQPDELPGPPCYCGKQGCIESWIAGPSVAADHRRVTGESLTTPDIVAAAEAGQAAALATRARFINRAARGLATVINLLDPDVIVLGGGMSNVPRLADDITAQLPAFVFSDHVRTAVVRNRHGDSSGVRGAAWLWPAS from the coding sequence ATGCAGATCGGGATTGACCTGGGTGGAACCAAGATCGAAGGCATCGCGCTCGACGCGACGGGCCAGGAACTCGGGCGACGGCGCGTCGCCACGCCGCCCGACTATGGCGACACGGTCGAAGCGATCCGCTCGCTGGTCACGGCCCTTGAATCCGCCACGGGACGACGTGGGACGGTCGGCGTCGGCATTCCTGGCGCCGTTGTCCCGGATACCGGCCTGGTCAAGAATGCGAATTCCGTCTGGTTGATCGGTCAGCCGCTGGGCGCCGACCTCGCGCTCGCGCTGCAGCGCGAGGTGCGGATCGACAACGATGCGAACTGCTTCGCCCTTTCGGAGGCGAGCGATGGTGCCGCGGCGGGTGCCGAGGTGGTCTTCGGGGTCATCATGGGCACAGGCGTCGGCGGCGGCATTATCGTGCGCGGACACGGCCTTACGGGACCCAACCTCATTGCCGGCGAGTGGGGCCATAATCCGCTGCCGTGGCCGCAACCCGACGAGCTGCCGGGCCCGCCCTGCTACTGCGGCAAACAGGGCTGCATCGAGAGTTGGATCGCTGGACCGAGCGTCGCCGCGGATCATCGGCGCGTCACTGGTGAATCGCTGACCACGCCCGACATCGTCGCGGCGGCCGAAGCCGGACAGGCAGCCGCGCTGGCCACCCGCGCGCGCTTCATCAACCGCGCGGCGCGCGGACTCGCGACCGTGATCAACCTGCTCGATCCCGATGTGATCGTGCTCGGCGGAGGGATGTCGAACGTACCTCGCCTGGCCGATGACATCACGGCACAACTCCCGGCGTTCGTCTTTTCCGACCACGTGCGCACTGCGGTCGTGCGCAATCGGCACGGCGACTCGAGCGGCGTGCGCGGCGCGGCGTGGCTATGGCCCGCGTCATAG
- a CDS encoding 1-acyl-sn-glycerol-3-phosphate acyltransferase has protein sequence MARVIAALLALLLLAVAIWATREYVRGYARRAGRRTVMRARVRIDRYKLTRKAYVIDALLADDAIAAAVRAHVADTNDSEADTWRRVRRYLDEIVPFFNILAYYRLGYWVSRAALGLFYKVSVEYERPDPFRGVPRNSVVIYLMNHRSNADYVLVAYVMMGAVSISYAVGEWARAFPLEVLFKSFGSYFIRRRYREPLYHAVLQSYVQLITRNSVTQGIFPEGGLTRDGALRPAKIGLLDYALGVARDPDVRPRMYVVPVGINYDRVIEDRTLLRELETKRQVPARDRVAQAADVGRFVLWNLGRLLTRRWRRYGRAAVTIGTPVSVDAWLTSLETEGVSLFDAPRADRLPKVQQFCDDVLQRIGAIIPVTPVPLACAALASFDADYVTRAALLERMSAMRDVLREFNSRVLQADRDIEETFDRAYRMLRMRRVIARTGAGFLILPKGRPLISYYANSIVHLLGPFGEGMRAREALPLHDWERDALVRGPVAG, from the coding sequence ATGGCCCGCGTCATAGCGGCACTGCTCGCGCTGCTGCTTCTGGCGGTCGCCATCTGGGCGACACGCGAGTACGTGCGGGGCTACGCACGGCGCGCCGGTCGTCGCACGGTGATGCGCGCACGGGTGCGAATCGATCGCTACAAACTCACGCGGAAGGCGTATGTGATCGACGCGCTGCTCGCCGACGACGCCATCGCCGCCGCGGTGCGGGCGCATGTGGCGGACACCAACGACAGCGAAGCAGACACCTGGCGTCGCGTGCGGCGCTATCTCGACGAGATCGTCCCGTTCTTCAACATTCTCGCCTACTACCGACTCGGCTACTGGGTGAGTCGCGCCGCGCTCGGGTTGTTCTACAAGGTGTCGGTCGAGTACGAGCGTCCCGACCCATTCCGCGGTGTGCCGCGGAACTCGGTCGTGATTTATCTCATGAACCATCGTTCGAACGCCGACTACGTGCTGGTGGCATACGTCATGATGGGCGCGGTGTCGATCTCCTACGCGGTCGGCGAATGGGCGCGCGCGTTTCCACTGGAAGTGCTGTTCAAGAGCTTCGGGTCGTACTTCATCCGTCGCCGCTATCGCGAGCCGTTGTATCACGCCGTGTTGCAGTCGTACGTGCAGTTGATCACGCGCAACAGCGTGACGCAGGGCATCTTTCCCGAAGGCGGACTCACGCGCGATGGGGCGCTGCGCCCCGCGAAGATCGGCCTGCTCGACTATGCGCTGGGCGTGGCGCGTGATCCCGACGTGCGACCGCGCATGTACGTGGTGCCGGTGGGCATCAATTACGACCGCGTGATCGAGGACCGCACATTGCTGCGAGAGCTCGAGACCAAGCGGCAGGTGCCCGCCCGCGACCGGGTCGCGCAAGCCGCCGACGTGGGGCGCTTCGTCCTCTGGAATCTGGGCCGCCTGCTCACCCGCCGCTGGCGACGTTATGGGCGGGCGGCCGTGACCATCGGCACCCCGGTGTCGGTCGATGCCTGGCTGACCAGCCTCGAGACAGAGGGCGTGTCGCTCTTCGACGCACCGCGGGCCGATCGCTTGCCCAAGGTGCAGCAGTTTTGTGATGACGTGCTGCAGCGGATCGGCGCCATCATCCCCGTGACGCCGGTTCCGCTGGCCTGTGCCGCCCTGGCCAGCTTCGACGCCGATTACGTGACGCGGGCGGCGCTGCTGGAGCGCATGTCAGCCATGCGCGACGTGCTCAGGGAGTTCAACTCCCGGGTGCTGCAGGCCGACCGGGACATCGAGGAGACCTTCGACCGAGCGTATCGGATGCTCCGGATGCGGCGCGTGATCGCCCGGACGGGCGCCGGATTTCTGATTCTGCCCAAGGGGCGGCCGTTGATCAGCTACTACGCCAACAGCATCGTCCATCTGTTGGGCCCCTTTGGCGAGGGAATGCGGGCCCGGGAAGCGCTCCCGCTGCACGACTGGGAGCGGGACGCGCTTGTCCGCGGTCCGGTGGCGGGATAG
- a CDS encoding serine hydrolase domain-containing protein yields the protein MSRASSSLQRCAIALATMALASVPPTTFLGAQAAPKPAPKTAPGAAQAVRFGFAVDRLARIDSMLDAAVAQDEIAGAVALVLRDDHVVYERAVGWSDREAQRRMTPDAVFRIASQSKALTSTAILMLLEEGRLTLATPVSRFLPSFARTTVATRTDTGVSTVAARRAITIRDLLTHTAGISYGTDASVRARYEPMGLGPAAGFGWYTADKTEPVCATMDKLGTLPFVAQPGEAWVYGYNTDILGCVVERASGMSLDAFLRTRITQPLGMRDTYFFLPVAQRDRLVTVYANDSGRVRRAPDGARGQGHYVDGPRVSFAGGAGLVSTARDYARFLQMIAHGGRWNGQQYLAPHTVALMTTNQVGTLHGTTTGFGLGFETTERYGATGSSSVGTYGWGGAYGSNYKVDPAEGLVIVFMINQLPSGTDVVGRFQTMLYSALVDARAMR from the coding sequence ATGTCTCGTGCCTCGAGTTCTTTGCAGCGATGCGCGATCGCGCTCGCGACGATGGCCCTCGCCAGCGTCCCGCCGACGACGTTCCTCGGAGCGCAGGCCGCACCCAAGCCGGCGCCGAAGACCGCGCCTGGCGCCGCGCAAGCCGTGCGCTTTGGATTCGCCGTGGATCGGCTGGCGCGTATCGACTCGATGCTCGACGCCGCCGTCGCGCAAGACGAGATCGCCGGTGCGGTGGCCCTCGTGTTGCGCGACGATCACGTGGTGTACGAACGTGCCGTCGGCTGGAGCGATCGCGAGGCGCAGCGACGCATGACACCAGACGCCGTGTTCCGCATCGCCTCGCAGAGCAAGGCGCTCACGAGCACCGCCATCCTCATGCTGCTCGAGGAAGGTCGGCTCACGCTCGCGACGCCGGTGAGCCGTTTTCTGCCGTCATTTGCCCGGACCACCGTCGCCACGCGCACCGACACCGGGGTGTCGACCGTAGCGGCCCGACGCGCCATCACCATCCGCGATCTCCTCACACACACCGCCGGCATTTCCTACGGCACGGACGCGTCGGTACGCGCGCGCTACGAACCGATGGGACTCGGACCCGCCGCCGGCTTCGGCTGGTACACCGCCGACAAGACAGAGCCGGTGTGCGCCACCATGGACAAGCTCGGCACGTTGCCCTTCGTGGCCCAGCCCGGCGAGGCGTGGGTGTACGGATACAACACCGACATTCTCGGATGCGTCGTGGAGCGCGCCTCGGGTATGTCACTCGACGCCTTTCTGCGCACGCGCATCACGCAGCCGCTCGGCATGCGCGACACCTACTTCTTCCTGCCGGTCGCCCAGCGAGATCGCCTCGTCACGGTCTACGCCAACGACTCAGGTCGCGTACGCCGTGCGCCGGATGGTGCCCGCGGTCAGGGCCACTACGTCGACGGGCCACGCGTGAGCTTTGCCGGCGGAGCCGGGCTCGTCTCCACCGCCCGCGACTATGCGCGCTTTTTGCAGATGATCGCACACGGTGGCCGATGGAACGGCCAGCAGTATTTGGCGCCGCATACCGTGGCGCTGATGACGACTAATCAGGTGGGGACGCTGCACGGCACGACCACCGGATTTGGTCTCGGCTTCGAGACCACCGAACGCTACGGCGCGACCGGCTCGTCGTCGGTCGGCACCTACGGCTGGGGTGGGGCCTACGGATCGAACTACAAAGTCGATCCTGCTGAAGGACTCGTCATCGTGTTCATGATCAACCAGCTCCCCAGCGGCACCGACGTGGTCGGCCGATTCCAGACCATGCTGTACAGCGCGCTCGTCGATGCGCGGGCGATGCGGTAA